The Sphingobium sp. BYY-5 genome contains a region encoding:
- a CDS encoding transcriptional repressor, with protein MAHTPDAHLALKDSSLLDAARTVLTADGEQWTEMRAHVFEILARTGQPISAYEVAEQLSTIMGRRIAPNSVYRILDLFVARNLALRVESQNAFLANDHPGCVHDCIFLICDMCGATTHMDDDKAAQTVRKAATRSGFQATRPIIEVRGKCGACAAS; from the coding sequence ATGGCTCACACACCCGATGCGCATCTTGCCCTGAAGGATTCGTCGCTCCTTGATGCGGCGCGCACGGTTCTGACTGCCGACGGCGAGCAATGGACCGAGATGCGCGCCCATGTCTTCGAGATACTCGCCCGGACTGGTCAGCCGATCAGCGCCTATGAGGTGGCCGAGCAACTGAGCACGATCATGGGCCGGCGGATCGCACCGAACAGCGTCTATCGGATCCTCGACCTGTTCGTCGCGCGCAATCTGGCGCTTCGCGTCGAGAGCCAGAATGCATTTCTGGCGAACGATCATCCGGGCTGTGTCCACGACTGCATCTTCCTGATCTGTGACATGTGTGGTGCGACCACGCATATGGACGACGACAAGGCCGCTCAGACCGTTCGGAAAGCGGCAACCCGGAGCGGCTTCCAGGCCACACGGCCGATCATCGAGGTTCGCGGCAAATGCGGCGCCTGCGCGGCCAGTTGA